A region of Rhodohalobacter barkolensis DNA encodes the following proteins:
- a CDS encoding class II 3-deoxy-7-phosphoheptulonate synthase gives MTTNPKTANPLNIELKPNENGWSPLSWNSKPIEQLPPYPDSVELENAYRQLRSLPPLITSWEIEALKTKLANVSKGEGFLLWGGDCAETFDACTAPKIVNMLKVMLQMSFILVHEMSTPILRVGRIAGQYAKPRSKDSETIDGVEMLNYRGDLINSFEPNKEARTPDPQRLIKGYEKSALTLNFLRALADEGFADLQHPEQWELDFMQNNEYYKDYEAMVNSIHKAINFMETITPNTFSTLHKVDIYTSHEALNLYYDSAQTRQVPRKAGWFNLSGHMVWLGNRTKQLDGAHVEYLRGIENPIGIKVGPPFDVDETIEIMDKLNPNHEAGKIVLISRMGVDEVKEHLPRYIKAVKKAGHPVVWSCDPMHGNTFATENKVKTRRFDDILDEIKETFAVHRAEGSYLGGVHLELTGDNVTECVGGANGLNEAGLGTNYETYCDPRLNYEQSLEMAFLVAREWNKSYRS, from the coding sequence ATGACAACCAACCCCAAAACTGCAAATCCGCTCAATATCGAACTGAAACCAAATGAAAATGGATGGAGTCCGCTTTCATGGAATTCCAAACCGATTGAGCAGCTGCCGCCCTATCCCGATTCAGTAGAGTTGGAGAATGCATACCGTCAACTTAGAAGTTTGCCGCCACTTATCACATCGTGGGAGATCGAGGCGCTCAAAACTAAACTGGCGAATGTGTCGAAGGGCGAAGGATTTCTGCTTTGGGGCGGAGACTGTGCTGAGACATTTGACGCCTGCACGGCTCCCAAAATTGTGAATATGCTAAAGGTGATGCTCCAGATGAGTTTTATTCTGGTGCATGAGATGAGTACACCGATTCTGCGGGTGGGACGAATTGCCGGTCAGTACGCCAAACCGCGATCCAAAGATTCCGAAACGATTGACGGTGTGGAGATGCTCAACTACCGCGGCGATTTGATCAACAGTTTTGAACCAAATAAAGAGGCCCGAACTCCCGATCCACAGCGTTTGATCAAAGGATATGAGAAATCAGCCCTGACGCTCAATTTTCTTCGTGCGCTGGCCGATGAAGGGTTTGCCGATCTGCAGCATCCCGAACAGTGGGAGCTCGATTTTATGCAGAATAACGAGTATTACAAAGACTACGAAGCGATGGTAAACTCGATCCATAAGGCGATTAACTTTATGGAAACGATTACGCCCAACACATTCAGTACGCTGCATAAAGTAGATATTTATACCTCACATGAGGCGCTGAATCTCTATTACGATTCAGCCCAGACACGTCAGGTGCCTAGAAAAGCGGGATGGTTCAATCTGAGCGGACACATGGTGTGGCTCGGAAATCGTACCAAGCAGTTAGACGGCGCTCACGTGGAGTATCTGCGCGGAATTGAAAATCCGATCGGAATTAAGGTTGGTCCTCCGTTTGATGTGGATGAGACGATCGAAATTATGGACAAGCTCAATCCAAATCACGAGGCCGGGAAGATTGTGTTGATCTCCCGAATGGGAGTGGATGAAGTGAAGGAGCATCTGCCGAGATACATCAAAGCCGTGAAAAAAGCCGGTCACCCGGTCGTCTGGAGCTGTGATCCGATGCACGGAAATACGTTTGCTACTGAAAATAAAGTTAAAACACGCCGGTTTGATGATATCCTGGATGAAATTAAGGAGACCTTTGCTGTTCACCGCGCGGAAGGCAGCTATTTGGGCGGCGTACACCTGGAACTGACCGGTGATAACGTAACCGAATGTGTGGGCGGAGCCAACGGCCTGAATGAAGCCGGATTGGGCACCAACTATGAAACCTACTGTGATCCACGACTCAACTACGAACAGAGCCTGGAAATGGCTTTTCTGGTAGCGCGAGAGTGGAATAAAAGCTACCGGTCGTAA
- the secD gene encoding protein translocase subunit SecD — protein sequence MKSQNNGFKIGSIVVFLGLTLWYLFPTLQWNLEQRHMADMTDSERVQYRAENLEKLNSLQEKSLSLGLDLQGGMYVTLEIGTSQLVLELAGDYADDYLEEVISVSAERAMEQRTDFIDEFVNEFESRDPDAMLSRYYRSDADEITRRSSNEEITTFLKTQRDEAVTRAMEIIRSRVDRFGVTEPGILQQGNNRIVVELPGVDDEERVRDLLRGTARLEFRMVAEPDEINAAKQQVVDYFQNNQEELEEVGEENLLEVFDPNGRNQYVFGYAAGPDTSVVNTLLQKEDVQRLIPRNTTLMWGAQPFATDGGLELFELIAVRSQIELTGDVIDEARVAFDPTTNASEVSMTMDSEGARRWARITGANIGRPVAIALDGYVVSYPTVQNAINNGRSSITGIGNVQDAEDLVNILLSGALPAPLDIVEERTVGASLGEASISAGLYSTLFGLMVVALFMIVYYRTGGAIADIALILNIIFILGILAAFQATLTLPGMAGIVLTIGMAVDANVLIFDRIREEMRGGKTLRAAIDNGYSNAMSAIIDANVTTFFVAIILYSFGVGPIKGFAVTLMAGIVASLFSAIVITRVIVDYLTREKTANVNFG from the coding sequence ATGAAAAGTCAAAACAACGGTTTTAAAATCGGTTCTATCGTCGTCTTTCTTGGACTGACGCTCTGGTACCTTTTTCCAACCTTACAATGGAATTTAGAACAGCGTCATATGGCAGATATGACGGACTCGGAAAGAGTTCAGTATCGGGCCGAAAACTTGGAAAAGCTGAACAGCCTTCAGGAAAAATCACTTTCTCTCGGCCTGGATCTACAGGGCGGAATGTATGTAACTCTTGAAATTGGAACCTCACAATTAGTTCTCGAACTTGCCGGTGACTATGCCGACGACTACCTCGAGGAAGTGATTTCAGTATCTGCTGAGCGCGCAATGGAACAGCGAACAGACTTTATTGACGAGTTTGTCAATGAGTTTGAATCCCGTGATCCCGATGCAATGCTAAGCCGGTACTATCGGTCTGATGCAGATGAGATCACACGAAGATCCTCAAATGAAGAGATCACCACATTTCTAAAAACTCAGCGTGATGAAGCCGTAACCCGGGCAATGGAAATTATCCGTTCCCGAGTTGACCGTTTTGGTGTAACTGAGCCGGGCATCCTCCAACAGGGAAACAATCGTATAGTTGTGGAGCTTCCCGGCGTGGATGATGAGGAACGTGTACGAGACCTCCTCCGTGGTACTGCCCGATTGGAGTTCAGAATGGTTGCCGAGCCGGATGAAATCAATGCGGCCAAGCAGCAAGTTGTAGACTACTTCCAGAACAATCAGGAAGAGTTGGAAGAAGTTGGAGAAGAAAATCTGCTTGAAGTTTTCGACCCAAATGGTCGTAACCAATATGTTTTCGGTTATGCTGCCGGACCGGATACTTCTGTGGTAAATACACTTCTACAAAAAGAAGATGTTCAGCGACTCATCCCCCGAAATACCACTTTAATGTGGGGTGCACAGCCTTTTGCAACCGATGGCGGGCTCGAGCTTTTTGAACTGATTGCCGTACGAAGTCAAATTGAACTGACCGGTGATGTGATTGATGAAGCCCGTGTGGCTTTTGACCCAACAACCAACGCTTCAGAAGTTTCCATGACCATGGACTCTGAAGGTGCGCGACGCTGGGCCCGAATTACCGGCGCCAATATTGGACGACCTGTAGCCATTGCTCTCGACGGTTATGTCGTTTCTTACCCAACCGTTCAAAATGCGATTAACAACGGTCGCTCCTCCATTACAGGAATTGGTAATGTTCAGGATGCGGAAGATTTGGTAAACATCCTGCTTTCGGGTGCCCTGCCTGCTCCACTCGATATTGTTGAGGAGCGAACTGTTGGTGCATCACTTGGTGAAGCATCCATTAGTGCAGGTCTCTATTCCACCCTATTTGGGTTAATGGTAGTTGCACTCTTTATGATTGTTTACTACCGCACTGGTGGAGCAATTGCCGACATTGCCCTGATCCTCAACATTATTTTTATACTGGGTATTTTGGCCGCATTCCAGGCCACGCTTACCCTTCCCGGTATGGCCGGTATTGTATTAACGATCGGTATGGCGGTAGATGCCAACGTACTGATCTTTGACAGGATTCGTGAAGAGATGCGAGGAGGTAAAACACTGCGTGCAGCCATCGATAATGGTTACTCCAATGCGATGAGTGCGATTATTGATGCAAACGTAACCACCTTCTTCGTAGCAATTATTCTCTACAGTTTCGGAGTTGGACCCATTAAAGGTTTCGCTGTAACTCTGATGGCAGGTATTGTAGCATCTCTCTTTAGTGCAATTGTGATCACACGCGTGATTGTAGACTACCTGACGCGAGAAAAAACCGCAAATGTAAACTTCGGTTAA
- a CDS encoding RNA polymerase sigma factor: MFNWFKKSNKNKKPSRSNEDWVEQLTPPPSEESISHLRIILVRGLKPALYKYVDRELDQFVEDTVQDALLKILDKVDTFRGESKFTTWAMKIAVREGLSELRRAKYKDISLNDLVVNNDESGRDEINQMSFSDDQPNPDRATHERMILQRVQKMIDEELTDKQKMAINALMMHGLPIEVVAEQMGTNRNALYKLVHDARLKMKNRLMEDGIDPDEMLNQL, encoded by the coding sequence ATGTTCAACTGGTTCAAAAAAAGTAATAAGAATAAAAAGCCATCTCGATCCAATGAAGATTGGGTAGAGCAGCTTACACCTCCTCCCTCGGAAGAGTCCATCTCACATTTGCGGATAATTTTGGTCCGCGGACTGAAACCGGCTCTCTATAAATATGTTGACCGGGAGCTGGATCAGTTTGTAGAAGATACTGTACAAGATGCACTTTTGAAGATTCTGGATAAAGTTGACACATTTCGCGGGGAGAGTAAATTTACAACCTGGGCTATGAAAATTGCCGTACGTGAGGGGCTCTCTGAATTAAGAAGGGCCAAATACAAGGATATTTCACTGAATGATCTGGTTGTAAATAATGATGAGTCTGGAAGGGATGAAATCAATCAGATGAGTTTTTCCGATGATCAACCCAATCCGGATCGTGCTACACACGAACGAATGATTCTTCAAAGAGTTCAGAAAATGATTGATGAAGAACTTACGGATAAACAAAAAATGGCCATCAACGCACTTATGATGCATGGCCTGCCGATTGAGGTAGTTGCTGAACAGATGGGAACCAACAGAAATGCTCTCTACAAACTGGTGCACGATGCACGTTTAAAAATGAAGAACCGGTTGATGGAAGATGGAATTGATCCGGACGAAATGTTAAATCAACTGTAA
- the uvrA gene encoding excinuclease ABC subunit UvrA, with amino-acid sequence MKNNIIIRGAREHNLKNFDIDIPREQLVVFTGLSGSGKSSLAFDTIYAEGQRRFMESLSAYARQFLGMMERPEVDFIDGLSPVISIDQKTTNRNPRSTVGTVTEIYDFLRLLYARIGVPYSYISGNKMEKQTSDQIVQAIMELSKGTKAYCMAPVVRGRKGHYRELFEQMQKQGFVKARVDGELIDLEGEIKLDRYKTHNVEVVVDRFVISPKSEKRISDSVHMALEMADGNLILGIQEDGKITDKVFSKHLYDPESGLSYEDPAPNLFSFNSPYGACKACNGLGYRYDVSRELVIPNPDQTIAEGAIRFLGEPRDIFIFKQLQAVLESVDLDFHTPIKNFPEEALDLLFDGGEDQKFNVSYDFKNSNVTYKHSYAGLRNIISDQYEDSKSNKQRDKAKAYLSKIDCPECGGGRLNKEALSYKIDGYGIHDLVNQDIKNLRLAIGNLKLTERQRKIGQQVLKEVIDRIDFLLNVGLNYLTLNREAQTLSGGEAQRIRLATQIGTQLVGVLYILDEPSIGLHQRDNIKLIHSLETLRDLGNSVIVVEHDRETIEHADYVVDLGPGAGTEGGYVVTQGTPDELDPEAMTTKFLRDEEVIPYPEKRRNGSGKSITLHDARGHNLKNVDVDIPLGKFICVTGVSGSGKSSLINQTLVPILSNEFYNSKSVPLPYKSVEGLNNVDKVISIDQSPIGRTPRSNPGTYTKVFDHIRSLFAELPESKIRGYDQGRFSFNVKGGRCEACRGDGVRKIEMNFLPDIYVDCESCNGKRYNRETLEIHYKGKNISDVLQMPISEAEEFFDSVPSIKRKLETLNSVGLGYLTLGQSSTTLSGGEAQRIKLSRELSKIGTGDTIYIMDEPTTGLHFQDVRMLVDVVQKLVEKGNTVIVIEHNLDLIKAADWIIDIGPEGGADGGEIIAEGTPEEIAEVKESYTGNFLKQEFEREKKIVSTQ; translated from the coding sequence TTGAAAAATAACATCATCATCCGCGGAGCGCGCGAACACAATCTCAAAAATTTCGACATCGACATTCCCCGGGAGCAGCTCGTGGTTTTCACCGGCCTGTCGGGATCGGGCAAATCCTCCCTCGCCTTCGATACGATTTATGCGGAAGGACAGCGACGATTTATGGAGTCGCTCTCAGCCTACGCACGTCAGTTTCTCGGAATGATGGAGCGTCCCGAAGTGGATTTTATCGACGGACTCTCCCCTGTGATCTCCATCGATCAGAAAACGACCAACCGGAATCCGCGTTCAACGGTTGGGACCGTTACGGAAATCTATGACTTTCTGCGTCTTCTTTACGCCCGCATCGGTGTACCCTACTCCTACATCTCCGGCAATAAGATGGAGAAACAGACTTCCGACCAGATTGTGCAGGCAATTATGGAGCTGTCAAAGGGAACCAAAGCGTACTGCATGGCACCGGTGGTTCGCGGACGAAAAGGTCATTATCGCGAACTGTTTGAGCAGATGCAGAAACAGGGTTTTGTAAAAGCCCGCGTGGACGGTGAGCTGATCGACCTAGAGGGAGAAATTAAGCTGGATCGATACAAAACACATAATGTAGAAGTTGTAGTGGATCGTTTTGTGATCTCCCCAAAGAGCGAAAAACGAATTTCCGATAGCGTTCACATGGCGCTGGAGATGGCCGACGGTAATCTGATTCTCGGCATTCAGGAGGATGGCAAAATCACAGACAAGGTTTTTTCAAAACATCTGTATGATCCCGAAAGCGGACTCTCTTATGAGGATCCCGCACCCAACCTCTTTTCCTTCAACTCCCCCTACGGTGCGTGTAAAGCGTGTAACGGACTTGGCTACCGGTATGATGTAAGCCGGGAACTGGTGATCCCAAATCCCGATCAGACCATTGCTGAAGGCGCCATTCGATTCCTTGGGGAACCGCGCGATATTTTCATCTTCAAGCAGCTACAGGCTGTACTGGAATCGGTTGATCTGGATTTTCACACGCCGATCAAAAATTTTCCGGAAGAAGCTCTTGACCTGCTTTTTGATGGAGGCGAAGATCAGAAATTCAACGTCAGCTACGATTTCAAAAACAGTAATGTTACTTATAAACACTCATACGCCGGCCTGAGGAATATTATCAGTGATCAGTATGAGGACAGCAAGTCCAATAAGCAGAGAGACAAAGCCAAGGCTTATCTCTCCAAAATTGACTGCCCGGAATGCGGCGGCGGGCGACTCAACAAGGAAGCCCTCTCTTACAAAATTGACGGATATGGAATTCATGACCTCGTCAATCAGGATATTAAAAATCTGCGTCTCGCCATTGGTAACCTGAAACTAACCGAACGACAGCGAAAAATTGGCCAGCAGGTTTTGAAAGAGGTGATCGACCGGATCGACTTTCTTTTGAATGTTGGTCTGAACTACCTGACGCTGAATCGCGAGGCTCAAACACTGAGTGGCGGTGAAGCGCAGCGGATCCGGCTGGCTACACAAATTGGGACTCAGCTCGTTGGCGTTCTATACATTCTGGACGAACCAAGCATTGGGCTGCATCAGCGGGACAACATCAAACTGATTCATTCCCTGGAAACACTTCGCGATCTGGGTAACAGCGTGATTGTTGTGGAGCACGATCGGGAAACCATTGAGCATGCCGATTACGTGGTTGATTTGGGTCCGGGTGCCGGAACAGAAGGCGGTTATGTCGTCACGCAAGGAACACCGGATGAGCTGGACCCCGAAGCGATGACCACTAAATTTTTACGGGACGAAGAGGTAATTCCATACCCTGAAAAGCGCAGGAATGGAAGCGGAAAATCGATCACTCTTCACGATGCTCGCGGTCACAACCTGAAAAATGTGGATGTGGATATTCCACTCGGAAAGTTTATCTGTGTGACCGGTGTGAGCGGAAGCGGTAAAAGTTCACTCATCAACCAAACACTGGTTCCGATTCTTTCCAATGAATTTTACAACTCCAAGTCGGTTCCGCTACCCTACAAATCAGTGGAAGGTCTGAATAATGTAGACAAGGTGATTTCGATCGATCAAAGTCCGATTGGCAGAACGCCACGATCCAATCCCGGAACTTACACGAAAGTATTTGACCACATTCGTTCGCTTTTTGCTGAGCTGCCTGAATCTAAAATCCGCGGTTACGATCAGGGGCGATTCTCTTTTAATGTAAAAGGAGGCCGCTGTGAAGCGTGTCGGGGAGACGGTGTCCGTAAAATTGAGATGAATTTTCTGCCCGATATCTACGTGGATTGCGAATCGTGCAATGGAAAACGCTACAATCGTGAAACCCTTGAGATTCACTACAAAGGCAAAAATATTTCCGATGTGTTGCAAATGCCGATCAGTGAAGCCGAGGAGTTTTTTGATTCGGTTCCGTCTATCAAACGAAAACTGGAAACCCTAAACTCTGTCGGGCTCGGGTATTTGACACTTGGTCAGTCGAGCACAACATTAAGTGGCGGTGAAGCTCAGCGAATCAAGCTATCCAGAGAACTTTCAAAAATTGGAACGGGTGATACTATTTACATTATGGATGAACCCACAACCGGGCTCCACTTTCAGGATGTAAGGATGCTGGTGGATGTGGTCCAGAAGCTGGTAGAAAAAGGAAATACTGTTATTGTTATCGAGCATAATCTGGATCTGATCAAAGCAGCCGACTGGATCATCGACATTGGCCCCGAAGGAGGAGCGGATGGCGGAGAAATTATCGCAGAAGGAACACCGGAGGAGATTGCGGAAGTCAAAGAGAGTTATACCGGCAATTTTCTGAAGCAGGAGTTTGAGAGGGAAAAGAAAATAGTCAGTACACAGTAG
- a CDS encoding alpha-amylase family glycosyl hydrolase has translation MTFLKRFHLPLLFISIFLIVSACSEKPDPYQPQKYVKLDHPEWSKNAAIYQINTRQFTEEGTLNAAEEHLPRLKDLGVDILWLMPIHEIGEKNRKGTLGSPYSVKDYYSVNPEFGDLEDLKSFVNKAHELGMYVILDWVANHTAWDNPLTEEHPNWYARDWKGDFRPTPWWDWSDIIDLDYSKPEVREYMTQAMKYWVEEADVDGFRADVAGFVPVDFWNNVRKELEGVKPVFMLAEWESRDLHSEAFDMTYAWSWYEAVEKITTGDAEDLSPLYVYYSWNESAFPKKSMRMTFVSNHDKNAWEGTMYEAFGDGLEAAIVLSVVGEGMPLIYNGQEAGNDRRLEFFEKDPIVWRDHPTGDLYKKLFELMKENSALWHSEWGATMIRVPNSSEESVLSFVRQNEENKVFAVINFSGDPQSLELEESLHHGEYIDYFTDESVEFDENSTLELKAWDYRVFVRQN, from the coding sequence ATGACTTTTTTGAAACGTTTTCATCTGCCGCTTCTATTCATTTCAATATTTTTAATTGTGTCCGCTTGCTCAGAAAAACCCGATCCGTATCAGCCCCAAAAGTATGTGAAGCTGGACCATCCTGAATGGAGTAAAAACGCCGCGATCTACCAGATCAACACCCGGCAGTTTACTGAAGAGGGAACACTCAATGCCGCCGAGGAACACTTGCCACGTTTGAAGGATTTGGGAGTGGATATTCTTTGGCTGATGCCGATTCACGAAATCGGGGAGAAAAATAGAAAAGGAACGCTGGGAAGTCCTTACTCGGTGAAGGATTATTACAGCGTCAATCCGGAGTTTGGTGACCTCGAAGACCTGAAGAGTTTTGTAAATAAGGCTCACGAGCTGGGCATGTATGTGATTCTGGATTGGGTGGCCAATCATACCGCGTGGGATAATCCGCTTACGGAGGAACATCCCAACTGGTATGCGCGCGACTGGAAAGGAGATTTTCGTCCGACCCCCTGGTGGGACTGGTCCGATATTATCGACCTGGATTACAGCAAACCCGAAGTGCGGGAGTATATGACCCAGGCGATGAAGTACTGGGTTGAGGAGGCCGATGTGGATGGTTTTCGTGCCGATGTGGCCGGATTTGTTCCGGTCGATTTCTGGAATAACGTTCGAAAAGAACTTGAAGGAGTTAAACCGGTATTTATGCTGGCTGAATGGGAATCGCGTGACCTGCATTCCGAGGCGTTTGATATGACTTACGCATGGAGCTGGTACGAGGCTGTGGAGAAAATAACTACTGGTGATGCTGAGGATCTGAGTCCGCTTTATGTCTACTACTCCTGGAATGAGAGTGCCTTTCCCAAAAAGAGCATGAGAATGACCTTTGTGAGCAATCACGACAAAAACGCGTGGGAAGGTACCATGTATGAAGCTTTCGGAGATGGCTTGGAAGCGGCCATAGTTCTCTCTGTTGTGGGCGAAGGCATGCCGCTAATCTACAACGGACAGGAAGCCGGAAATGACCGGCGGCTGGAGTTTTTTGAGAAAGATCCGATTGTGTGGAGAGATCATCCCACTGGCGACCTTTACAAAAAACTATTCGAACTGATGAAAGAGAACTCTGCATTATGGCATTCGGAGTGGGGCGCAACGATGATTCGCGTGCCAAACAGTTCAGAAGAGAGTGTGCTCAGTTTTGTCCGGCAAAATGAGGAGAACAAGGTATTTGCAGTGATTAACTTTTCCGGTGATCCTCAGAGCTTGGAATTAGAGGAGTCACTTCATCACGGCGAGTACATTGATTATTTTACCGATGAATCTGTTGAGTTTGATGAAAATTCAACTCTTGAGCTCAAAGCATGGGATTACAGGGTGTTTGTGAGACAAAATTAA
- the secF gene encoding protein translocase subunit SecF yields MRWFETPSFDFIRAQKIAYAISGTLIVVSIVAIFGLGLNYGIDFRGGKEFVFEFDRPVDVVELRTELTEPLGTGIAPEIKLFGSESEILLRTDAEQDITVVRDVILNTFSELYPDATITVEKTDLVGPRFAEDLRMGALYSIIFALAVVFIYIFIRFKGWYFSAGAIAALAHDVLIVLGIFTIMAKIAPFDMSIDQSIIAAFLTIVGYSLNDTVVVFDRIRENSIIYKTMAFKEMINKSLNDTLSRTVITSLTTLFVVTVLFIFGGEVLKGFAFALVLGVILGTYSSLFVASSLVVELQKRAMNAKANS; encoded by the coding sequence ATGAGATGGTTTGAAACACCAAGTTTCGATTTTATTCGAGCACAAAAAATTGCTTATGCAATCTCAGGAACATTAATTGTTGTCTCTATTGTGGCAATTTTCGGATTGGGACTCAATTATGGTATTGACTTTCGAGGCGGTAAAGAGTTCGTTTTTGAATTCGATCGCCCCGTAGACGTTGTAGAGCTTCGCACAGAGCTGACTGAACCGCTGGGTACCGGTATTGCACCGGAAATCAAGCTGTTTGGCTCAGAAAGCGAAATCCTCCTTCGTACTGATGCTGAACAGGATATCACCGTAGTTCGGGATGTAATACTAAACACGTTTAGTGAACTTTATCCTGATGCTACTATCACCGTAGAGAAAACAGATCTTGTAGGACCCCGGTTCGCGGAAGATCTTCGGATGGGTGCTCTCTACTCCATTATATTCGCGCTGGCAGTTGTATTTATCTATATTTTCATCCGCTTTAAAGGCTGGTACTTCTCGGCCGGGGCAATTGCAGCTTTGGCACATGATGTACTGATCGTTTTGGGGATATTCACCATTATGGCAAAAATTGCGCCATTTGATATGAGTATTGATCAGTCTATCATTGCTGCGTTCCTAACCATTGTAGGTTACTCACTTAACGATACCGTGGTAGTATTTGATCGTATCCGAGAAAATTCTATTATATACAAAACGATGGCTTTTAAAGAAATGATCAACAAAAGCCTGAATGATACCTTGAGCCGTACGGTAATCACTTCGCTTACTACCTTGTTTGTAGTAACTGTGCTGTTTATCTTCGGAGGAGAGGTACTGAAAGGTTTCGCATTTGCACTTGTTCTGGGTGTAATATTAGGGACATACAGTTCTCTATTTGTTGCTAGTTCGCTCGTTGTAGAGCTTCAGAAACGAGCCATGAATGCAAAGGCAAATTCTTAG
- a CDS encoding STAS domain-containing protein, producing MSFNVSERYNCVIIELKGNVMGGPDAVNLNDKLHELIDQDKKNVVVNLSKVKFMNSSGLGMLIGGLTTLRKAGGDLRIANASDKIESLLMVTKLITVFKHFRSVDEAVASFEDK from the coding sequence ATGAGCTTTAATGTTTCTGAACGCTATAATTGCGTAATTATAGAATTAAAGGGTAATGTCATGGGCGGCCCGGATGCTGTCAACTTGAATGACAAACTCCATGAGCTGATTGACCAGGACAAGAAAAACGTTGTGGTTAATCTTAGCAAGGTAAAATTCATGAACTCTTCCGGGTTGGGAATGCTAATTGGCGGACTCACTACTTTAAGAAAAGCCGGCGGAGATCTCCGAATTGCAAATGCATCGGATAAAATTGAGAGCCTGCTTATGGTTACTAAACTTATTACCGTTTTTAAGCATTTTCGCTCTGTAGACGAAGCCGTTGCTTCGTTCGAAGACAAATAA
- a CDS encoding DUF3179 domain-containing protein gives MKLHLLTIYLFLLFSGFLLSCNSVTTNSSTDENDNETEDSGWLIPEDQVFVGAGRDDIPSIDDPSFKPVDDIDFLEDDELIVGIKIGDEIRGYPHHILNYHEIVNDFIGEEPVAITFCPLTGSAMAWDREIEGEITEFGVSGLIHKNNLIAYDRATNSYWSQMLEQSVNGERIGTRLQSYTVIEMNWETWKQHFPNSEVLTGETGFDRDYSSYPYGRNYSNDDDNIVFPIHREDDRLNRKELGHGVLYNLDLHVFVLSDFPESTTVINRNVAGEDLVIIGNSEQDFINSFSAVASDGTKLRFSISDQEPPALLEDDEGNIWNYFGEAVSGPRTGEKLKTIRSYNAYWFAWADFFGLDPRRPHISYP, from the coding sequence ATGAAACTCCATTTACTTACTATCTACCTGTTTTTACTTTTTTCGGGATTTTTACTCTCCTGCAATTCCGTAACTACGAATAGTTCAACTGATGAAAATGACAACGAAACTGAAGACAGCGGCTGGCTCATCCCGGAAGACCAGGTTTTTGTAGGTGCCGGGCGTGACGATATCCCCTCTATTGATGATCCTTCATTTAAACCTGTTGACGACATCGATTTTCTTGAGGATGATGAGCTTATTGTTGGAATTAAGATCGGGGATGAAATCAGAGGGTATCCCCATCATATATTGAATTACCATGAGATCGTCAACGATTTTATAGGAGAGGAGCCCGTAGCCATTACTTTTTGCCCGCTTACAGGATCTGCTATGGCATGGGACAGAGAGATTGAAGGGGAAATCACAGAGTTCGGCGTTTCCGGATTGATACACAAAAACAATCTCATCGCATACGACCGCGCCACGAATTCGTATTGGAGCCAGATGCTTGAACAGAGCGTTAATGGTGAGCGAATTGGTACAAGACTGCAATCATACACTGTTATTGAGATGAACTGGGAAACGTGGAAACAGCATTTCCCAAATTCTGAAGTACTCACGGGCGAGACCGGATTTGATCGTGATTACTCCTCCTACCCATACGGCAGAAATTACAGCAATGACGACGACAATATTGTATTTCCGATTCACCGGGAAGACGACAGGCTAAACCGAAAAGAGCTCGGACACGGAGTATTATACAATCTGGACTTGCACGTTTTTGTGTTGTCTGATTTTCCTGAGTCTACGACGGTTATAAACAGAAACGTTGCCGGTGAAGACCTAGTGATCATTGGTAATTCTGAACAGGATTTTATCAACTCTTTTTCTGCTGTAGCATCCGATGGGACAAAACTGCGTTTTTCAATATCCGACCAAGAACCGCCGGCACTCTTGGAAGATGACGAGGGTAATATTTGGAACTACTTTGGTGAGGCAGTTTCAGGTCCCAGAACCGGTGAAAAACTTAAAACCATACGTTCGTACAACGCTTACTGGTTTGCCTGGGCAGATTTCTTTGGCCTTGATCCAAGAAGACCTCATATCTCTTATCCTTAA